One Pseudodesulfovibrio alkaliphilus DNA segment encodes these proteins:
- a CDS encoding outer membrane homotrimeric porin has product MKRLIILAVLCAFVLSAAVASAADIKASGAWVVEANWNSNWDFKTKSGANSEDREKSAFGVHQRLTNTFQFIANENLKGVLQTRYGTQNWGARSFAVGAGDSRSNSATSNRITVRQAYIDFNWPDTTVHVRAGYHGVSMPAAFGGGSMILDEEIGAVVVSGAFTDNVGYLVGYARAADGYDFNGVAAPAVNNDTKNYIDAYVAALPLSFEGFSFAPFGVYAPIGKGVTAATATGGLNHAGLSGRNATNQAGKDFDNAYWLGAAFTMDLFDPFVLKADVNYGKVSSKEEQNRRSGWLFDAALEYKGFDFMTPELFFVYTSGDKRNGNASEAGKSNRMPMLAASNWAIGSFFFGGDRLLAGSIEERNNYLGFWALGLSLKDIQSFAEGLTHDAHIIYAKGTNRTGYDYYTYGRTLTDKDSLFEVDFNTAYKLYDELTLSLDLGYLNLSTKESRFNNTAGYKGGDAWKISTGILYSF; this is encoded by the coding sequence ATGAAACGTCTTATCATCCTCGCCGTGCTGTGCGCCTTCGTGCTCAGCGCTGCCGTGGCCTCCGCCGCCGACATCAAGGCGTCCGGCGCCTGGGTCGTTGAGGCCAACTGGAATTCCAACTGGGACTTCAAGACCAAAAGCGGCGCTAACAGCGAAGACCGCGAAAAATCCGCCTTCGGTGTCCACCAGCGCCTCACCAACACCTTCCAGTTCATCGCCAACGAGAACCTGAAGGGTGTCCTCCAGACCCGTTACGGCACCCAGAACTGGGGCGCCAGAAGCTTTGCCGTTGGCGCTGGCGATTCCCGCTCCAACAGCGCGACCAGCAACCGCATCACCGTGCGTCAGGCCTACATCGACTTCAACTGGCCCGACACCACCGTGCATGTCCGCGCCGGTTACCACGGCGTGTCCATGCCCGCGGCCTTTGGCGGCGGCTCCATGATCCTGGACGAAGAGATCGGCGCTGTCGTCGTCTCCGGCGCCTTCACCGACAACGTCGGCTACCTGGTCGGTTACGCCCGTGCTGCTGACGGTTATGACTTCAACGGCGTTGCTGCTCCTGCTGTTAACAACGACACCAAGAATTACATCGACGCCTACGTCGCCGCCCTGCCGCTGAGCTTCGAAGGCTTCTCCTTCGCTCCCTTCGGCGTGTACGCCCCGATCGGAAAAGGCGTCACTGCAGCGACTGCGACCGGCGGTCTGAACCACGCTGGCCTCAGCGGGCGGAACGCAACAAACCAAGCTGGCAAGGACTTTGACAACGCTTACTGGCTCGGCGCTGCCTTCACCATGGACCTGTTCGATCCCTTCGTCCTGAAGGCCGACGTGAACTATGGTAAGGTTTCCTCCAAGGAAGAGCAGAACAGGCGTTCCGGTTGGCTGTTCGACGCCGCCCTGGAATACAAGGGTTTTGACTTCATGACCCCCGAACTGTTCTTCGTCTACACCTCTGGTGACAAGAGGAACGGCAACGCTTCCGAAGCTGGCAAGTCCAACCGCATGCCCATGCTGGCCGCCTCCAACTGGGCCATCGGCTCCTTCTTCTTCGGCGGCGACCGTCTCCTGGCCGGTTCCATCGAGGAAAGGAACAACTACCTGGGCTTCTGGGCCCTGGGCCTCTCCCTGAAGGACATCCAGTCCTTTGCCGAGGGTCTGACCCACGACGCGCACATCATCTACGCCAAGGGTACCAACAGGACTGGCTACGACTATTACACCTACGGTCGCACCCTGACCGATAAGGACTCCCTGTTCGAAGTGGACTTCAACACCGCCTACAAGCTGTACGACGAGCTGACCCTGTCCCTGGATCTCGGTTACCTCAACCTGAGCACCAAGGAAAGCCGCTTTAATAACACCGCGGGCTACAAGGGCGGCGATGCCTGGAAGATCAGCACCGGCATCCTCTACAGCTTCTAG
- the uvrC gene encoding excinuclease ABC subunit UvrC, whose amino-acid sequence MSESEGFKFFAADYPDSPGVYLMKNAGGRIIYVGKAKRLRRRLASYFQKSTGLTPKTRALLGRVRSVDVLLTGTEKEALLLEEGLIKKHRPRYNVVLKDDKQYVLFRLDRRSEYPRLAITRKVVRDGSVYFGPFTSGAAAKATWKLLGKVFPLRKCSDHVFRNRVRPCLYHHLHQCLGPCVLDVDRDVYMDMVRRVEMLLSGKSGELIVSLERRMAEAATAMEYERAARLRDQIRAVRQTVEGQVAVCQDNRDRDVLGLAEVEGGLGLGLLFVRQGRLLDEKHFHWPGLTLDEGDEVVRSFLTQFYGAMRFIPPLIVLPRELDDALVAEVLAERRGGAVRLAAPRTIQEKRLVELARDVARQARARRDTISARLARVLNLPTEPERIECVDASHLGGRDMRVGQVVFESGQRNRDASRLYAFPELDGSGDDYAALAAWTRRRVESGPPWPDLVLIDGGRGQLAAVERALGECVEDVCWQLAAIAKGPSRRAGELEDVVFRPGRKNPMPLAPGSVELLFLQKVRDTAHRFVLGRQRRARKKAVLESELTSLPGIGPRTARILWDRFESLEAMLAADPQEIRSLPGIGGKKAALIHAALQKMAVSRR is encoded by the coding sequence ATGTCCGAGTCTGAAGGGTTCAAATTTTTTGCCGCCGACTATCCTGATTCGCCGGGCGTGTATCTGATGAAGAACGCGGGCGGCCGGATCATATATGTGGGCAAGGCCAAGCGGCTCAGGCGCAGGCTGGCCTCGTATTTTCAGAAAAGCACCGGGTTGACGCCCAAGACCCGGGCGCTGTTGGGCCGGGTGCGCTCAGTGGACGTGCTGCTGACGGGAACGGAGAAGGAGGCGCTTCTGCTGGAAGAGGGGCTGATCAAGAAGCACCGGCCTCGTTACAACGTGGTCCTCAAGGACGACAAGCAGTATGTCCTCTTCCGCCTCGACAGGCGGTCCGAGTATCCCCGGCTGGCCATCACCCGCAAGGTGGTGCGAGACGGCTCGGTCTATTTTGGTCCGTTCACCTCGGGCGCGGCGGCAAAGGCCACCTGGAAGCTGCTGGGCAAGGTTTTCCCCCTGCGCAAGTGTTCTGACCATGTCTTCCGCAACCGGGTCAGGCCGTGTCTGTATCATCATCTGCATCAGTGTCTTGGGCCGTGTGTCCTTGACGTGGACCGGGATGTCTATATGGACATGGTCCGCCGGGTGGAGATGCTGCTTTCGGGCAAGTCGGGAGAATTGATCGTCTCCCTGGAGCGGCGCATGGCCGAGGCCGCCACGGCCATGGAGTATGAGCGGGCGGCCCGACTGCGCGACCAGATCAGGGCGGTGCGCCAGACCGTGGAAGGGCAGGTGGCCGTGTGCCAGGACAATCGTGACCGCGACGTGCTCGGTCTGGCCGAAGTGGAGGGAGGGCTCGGGCTCGGGCTGCTTTTCGTGCGGCAGGGCCGGCTTCTGGACGAGAAGCATTTCCATTGGCCCGGATTGACCCTGGACGAGGGGGACGAGGTGGTCCGCAGTTTTCTGACGCAGTTTTACGGCGCGATGCGGTTCATCCCGCCGTTGATCGTCCTGCCCCGCGAGCTGGACGACGCACTGGTGGCCGAGGTGCTGGCCGAGCGGCGGGGCGGTGCGGTGCGACTGGCCGCGCCAAGGACGATCCAGGAGAAGAGGCTGGTCGAGCTGGCCCGCGATGTTGCCCGTCAGGCCCGGGCGCGGCGCGACACCATCTCGGCACGGCTGGCCCGGGTGCTCAACCTGCCAACCGAGCCGGAGCGCATCGAATGTGTGGATGCCTCGCACCTGGGCGGGCGCGACATGCGCGTGGGGCAGGTGGTCTTCGAGTCGGGCCAGCGGAACCGGGACGCCTCGCGTCTCTATGCCTTCCCTGAGCTGGACGGTTCCGGTGACGACTATGCGGCCCTGGCCGCCTGGACGCGCAGGCGGGTGGAGTCCGGCCCGCCGTGGCCAGACCTGGTGCTTATCGACGGCGGCCGGGGGCAGCTGGCGGCCGTGGAACGCGCCTTGGGCGAGTGCGTGGAGGACGTGTGTTGGCAGCTGGCGGCCATTGCCAAGGGGCCGTCGCGTCGGGCAGGGGAGCTGGAGGATGTGGTCTTCCGGCCGGGTCGGAAAAACCCCATGCCCCTTGCCCCGGGCAGCGTCGAGCTGCTTTTCCTGCAAAAAGTGCGGGACACGGCCCACCGTTTCGTACTGGGCAGACAGCGCCGGGCGCGTAAGAAGGCGGTGCTTGAGAGCGAGTTGACCTCGCTGCCGGGTATCGGACCCAGGACGGCGCGGATTCTCTGGGACCGATTCGAGTCGCTGGAAGCCATGCTGGCCGCGGACCCGCAGGAGATCCGCTCGCTGCCGGGCATTGGGGGGAAAAAGGCGGCGCTTATCCATGCGGCCCTGCAAAAGATGGCCGTATCGCGCCGGTAG
- a CDS encoding metal-dependent hydrolase — MEITWFGHANFRIRTKDATALIDPFFVGNPASPATYKDIERCDLILVTHDHNDHVGQTLELAVRHDAEVVAIFDVIQSLIAQGLPEHLGVGMNIGGTVSRLGWSIKMVQAMHSSSHGAAAGFIITLPDSTCLYNSGDTGLFGDMELFGKLHDIDIAMLPVGGRFTMDATQAAYACSLLRCRRVIPQHWGTWPILAQNTTALAEQLMLLSPETRLVELEIGTPTEI, encoded by the coding sequence ATGGAGATCACCTGGTTCGGCCATGCGAATTTCAGGATCAGGACCAAAGACGCCACGGCCCTGATCGATCCGTTCTTCGTGGGAAATCCGGCCTCGCCCGCCACCTACAAGGACATCGAACGCTGCGACCTCATTCTCGTCACCCACGACCATAACGATCATGTGGGACAGACCCTGGAACTGGCCGTGCGCCACGATGCCGAGGTGGTGGCCATCTTCGACGTGATCCAGAGCCTCATTGCCCAGGGACTGCCCGAGCACCTCGGGGTGGGCATGAACATCGGCGGCACCGTCAGCCGGCTCGGGTGGTCCATAAAGATGGTCCAGGCCATGCACTCGTCCAGCCACGGGGCGGCCGCTGGATTCATCATCACCCTGCCCGACTCCACCTGCCTCTACAACTCGGGCGATACCGGCCTCTTCGGCGACATGGAGTTGTTCGGCAAGCTCCACGACATCGACATAGCCATGCTGCCCGTGGGCGGGCGCTTCACCATGGACGCAACCCAGGCGGCCTACGCCTGTTCCCTGCTCCGCTGCCGCCGGGTCATCCCCCAGCACTGGGGCACCTGGCCCATCCTGGCCCAGAACACCACGGCCCTGGCCGAGCAACTCATGCTGCTCTCGCCCGAGACCCGGCTTGTGGAGCTTGAGATAGGCACGCCCACCGAGATTTGA
- a CDS encoding UbiX family flavin prenyltransferase, producing MDKKRIILAVTGASGAPYAAELAGELGHRDDIELHLVISAAARRVMALESDDAPGTLEAMAHAVHHPDDIAAPPASGSWRHQGMIICPCSMATLAAVATGVGDSLIHRAADVTLKERRRLVLVTRETPLSAIHLQNMLAADRAGAVVMPASPGFYHRPQTIKDLTAHLAGRVLDQLDIPHALHARWGE from the coding sequence ATGGATAAAAAACGAATCATCCTCGCCGTGACCGGCGCCAGCGGCGCTCCCTACGCCGCCGAACTGGCAGGCGAGCTCGGCCACCGTGACGACATTGAGCTGCACCTCGTCATCTCCGCGGCCGCCCGACGGGTCATGGCCCTTGAGTCCGACGATGCTCCCGGGACCCTCGAAGCCATGGCCCACGCCGTGCATCACCCGGATGACATAGCAGCCCCCCCGGCCAGCGGCTCGTGGAGGCACCAGGGCATGATCATCTGCCCCTGCTCCATGGCCACCCTGGCCGCTGTGGCCACCGGGGTGGGCGACTCACTCATCCACCGGGCGGCGGATGTCACCCTCAAGGAACGCCGCAGGCTCGTACTCGTCACCCGCGAGACGCCCCTGAGCGCCATCCACCTGCAAAACATGCTCGCCGCAGACCGGGCCGGAGCCGTGGTCATGCCCGCCAGTCCGGGATTCTACCACCGACCGCAAACCATCAAGGATCTGACCGCCCATCTGGCTGGCCGGGTGCTTGATCAATTGGACATTCCCCATGCGCTCCATGCCCGCTGGGGCGAATGA
- a CDS encoding bacteriohemerythrin, protein MALMQWDEAMSVGVEELDAQHKTLIDLINQTYEAIERQDESQLPRLVEKMAAYGETHFASEERFMRESGFADLEEHKFHHARFRSTVDDFRRSVKSRTDLTRIFVFLSRWLAAHIMEEDMRYAPHARGR, encoded by the coding sequence ATGGCGCTGATGCAGTGGGACGAGGCCATGTCCGTAGGGGTCGAGGAACTCGACGCCCAGCACAAAACACTCATTGACCTTATCAACCAGACATACGAAGCCATCGAGCGCCAGGACGAAAGCCAACTGCCCCGGCTGGTGGAGAAGATGGCCGCCTACGGCGAAACCCACTTCGCATCCGAGGAGCGGTTCATGCGAGAGAGCGGGTTTGCCGACCTTGAAGAGCACAAATTCCACCACGCCAGATTCAGGAGCACGGTGGACGACTTTCGACGCTCAGTGAAGAGCCGGACCGACCTGACCAGGATATTCGTTTTCCTGAGCCGTTGGCTCGCGGCGCACATCATGGAAGAGGACATGCGCTACGCCCCCCATGCCCGTGGCCGGTGA